The Ficedula albicollis isolate OC2 chromosome 1, FicAlb1.5, whole genome shotgun sequence nucleotide sequence gtTCCACATTTCTTGCATTCACCTTGTTGTCAGGGTGCAATGCAGGGAGTTGTGGCAGGGTCTGATGGTCAGGACCTGTCCCACTGTCCGCAGCCAGGGAGCAGGCAGGCTTGGGGCTCATGAAGGGGCACCACCAGCCCTGGCCACCAGGCAtctgtgctgaggatcccaCATCCTTGGGCATGTTTGTGTCCTAGTGGGATGGGGCCCAGCAGGCCAGACAGGTGGGGCCTGAGAAGAGACAAGGACGAAGCTTCCTCCCTTGGGAACTGTGACATGGCATCAGCCAGGGTGTAGCAGGTGAGTTTTTGTGCTTGCCAGCTGGAGAGAGTTAACTTTGGAAAGCACAAAGCTGATTTCTGCTGCCAGTTATGCtactggaaaacatttttcttcacgGGATGTTTGTCCCAGGAAATGAGGGGAAAACAAGGACCACAGGATGAGCGGGACATGAAAAAAATGTCCTATTTCCAATCTCACCGGGCATGCCCTGGAGGTACCAACACCTCTCAGAGTGCTTGATGGGCACCTGAAGGACAAGTGCTTAACATCTGCTGTGTCTTTTGATGTGTGAGTCTTGTCATTCTGAACTTTAGGGTGTTGGTATGACTTTAAGCCATCATACCTTGTCAAGGGACATCACTTTGGGCAGGCTTTTCTAGGGCATGTCATAGCCTGTGGCTGTCTTGCGTAACTTTCAGACTATGCTAAGCCATGTTTCAAGCCCCTGGGAATTTGTCTCGGGGAGGAAGCAGCTTGCCTTCAGCTGCCAGCTCTCACAGCTACCCACTGACCCTGATGGAACAGGCAGCTTCCTGGGCACGTGCCAAGTGAACTGGCATGAGTCTATCAGCAGGAGTGAGTTTCCTGCAGGCATGCCAAAAATCGGGGGCAGAACAAGAGGAATGGAGCAGgatgcagaaaggaaaaaggccAAACTTCTCTAAGCCTGAGCCATCGCATTTGGCTTTGCCAGTGATCCTGGCCGGTCACGAGGAGCTCTCACAGGCCAAACACAGAGAAGTCCCCTTGAAGGTGACTGCCAGCAATAGACAGGTGGGCTCTCCAGGCCAAGACATCCTCCTGTGTCCAGGGCCTCCTTCAGCTCCCAGTGGGCTTTCTCACCAGCTGCTGGTCTGAACATGCCCTCTGTGGGTAGCTCTTCCACCTGTGATCTAGTGAGGACATCCTGCAAGAAACTACCAGGGCTGGGTGCATGATGGCTTTGGGGGCCTTTCTCAGGGACACAAGCACATCTGGATGGGGAGGAACACTCTGCCTTCGCTGGACTGGGATGTACTTGTTGTTCCAAGCAGATGTCGTTTGGATGAACGTTCACAGTAAGGACCAGAATAAACCTGTTATTCCTGGCTCTGTGAAGGGTTatctccctggagctgccttcCAAAGAGGTGGCACAGGTTGGAACAAATGTGAGTTAATATAGTGATCAGGACAAAATCCCTGTAATTGGAAATTTTGGGGCATGGGAAGGAGGGGGGATTCTCTCCTATATTACTGGTACTGATTATTGCTTTTTTTGGGATGAATATCTaggaagcagagaaatgcatgcctaaaaaccaacaaacaaataaattgaCTGAAATTCTATGAAATTCTGGAATTAGCATTGCTCCTAAACATTCAGGAACATGAAACACAAGACAAGAACATTTATTCTGCCCACAGAAGACACATCTGTCCTTTGTCTCTGAACACAAtgtctgaattatttattaCCTGGCCTTTCTGTTCCAGCAATAGATGCACTCCAAGCTCATCTTGTCTGCTTttactttcctttctttcattctaTCTTAAACAGACTTGTAATTGCTCCTATGTATTATTTATTGGAAATACCATGCTTTTGTAACATAGCTGTGGGCGGAACAGGCTCTGTAGGCACGGTTTGCACCCTGTGTTTGGAATAATTgtcaggaagaaagaaaataggtTTTGGTTCAATACACAGAGTATAAGCAtgtaagaaaagaagaagaacaTAGAGTTTCCTCTATTTGTCCCTGAATTACTCTATTCTGTGCCGCAGAAAACCTGAAGGAAATAATCAGTAAAATTGTGCTTAGAAGCATCTTTAATTCTggctttatttcttcctttttcctttttccctttccctttttcccttttccctttccctttttcctttttcctttttccctttccctttttttttttttttttagatgcaGCCTTCTTCTGTGGCATGTGAGGGAGTGATTCAATCAGAGATTCCATCGCATTATATTTCAAATGCTCAATTATTCactgaatggaaaataaatccttgcTTCTTGTAcctatattttaatttacttgAAATAAATTACGGTACTATGAATGTCTGGTCAGATTAAACAGATGTGTGTCACCACTGCCTGCCAAATCTCAGAGaagatgagcagcagcaggagaaacaggCAGGAGAAACACGAAAAGATCAAGACACAATTCACTGTTATGTCTAGAAAAACCCAACTATACTGATCTTAAAGGACAATGAAATAAGGAGAGGAATGTTATTCCAAAATGGTGGACAAGCAGATCaaggatttattttaagaagTGAAGAATATGGACAAAATTATAACCCTCAGGTAGTAACACACACTTCAAGGTGTGCAAGCAGTGCCCTGAAGGGCCAGAGCCCACTGCACATTacagttctttctttttgtcCACACCTAGTGATCTTTCTGCCAATATTACACTTACAGACTGGTTTTAGAAAAGATCATGTGTGAACATACACAGCACAATTTTATTGCTGAATCTTGAAGAAATAAAGGCTTATGAAAGTCCTTATCGCTGTGTTGCAATATTTAAAAGGTGGTTACAAAGAAGATAGAAAATCCCTTTTTACAAGGAgtctatggaaaaaaataagcagtaaTGGGTACAGTTTAGTCCTGGAGAGATTCTGATTGTGTACAAGAGGATAACTTTTCACAATGAGAACAATCCACCATTGGAATAACCTCTCCAGGGAAGGGGTGTGCTCCCCAGCACCTTGGGACACTTAGAATTTGGCTGAAAAGGGTGCCAAGCTTCTTTTAGACCATGCTTTTGCCTTGAAAGGTTGCTTGGACCAGATGTTCCTTGAGGTCCTTCCAACCTGGTATTCCACTATTGCTAAAACCTGTCTTACACATCCACAAGCTGCACAAATCTTGTGGAGGCTTTTGGTGCCAGCCATTCTGTGGGTTAACAATGGGAGAGACTTTTATCACAGAGGTATCTTGTAAAACATGGCCTGCTTTGAACTCCTTGCAATCCCATGCAGCCTAAGCGGGCTGGACTCcttgtgctcttttttttctcatgtatCTTCCTTCCTGTAAAAGATGGAAAACTGAAGTACCTTGCCCCCAGAGGAAGAAATATGCCTCTCAGTGATCCGCTGACCAGACagtcccttcctcctgctgtgctgaactTCACCCCCAGCAATGCTTGTGCCATGGAGCCGTCACGTGGAGATTATTCCTGAGGAAGCTGCATCTCCCACAGATGCAGTACAAATTCCCCTGTGGTCCCAGGGAAGCAGGGGTGAATCCCATTTCTTCCTCAAATAAAGTGGTTAGAGAGTGGCTCTGCCTTACTGCTGCGAGGTGAGCTTTGCACACCTCTGAGCAGCCTCTCAGGAGCAAAACCCAACGAataaagaagggaaataaatactGGCTTTGCTGGCACTCTGCTGGCTGTCATCAGCTGCTCTTGCACAAGCGAGTCTGGGAGTTGttgcagcagcacatttttgCCTCTGGAATGTAAAGTGCAAGGGGTGCTGTCCTCTTGAacagttttctcttcttttaggAGATTTTTGTACCCCCTCAGCCACAGAGGACTGACTTTACTTCActataaaatgttaaaatgtcGTAAATACTTTGATGTAAAGAATTGTATGGATTCTTGCCCCAGGAACGGCATTTTGATTCAGTGAGACAATAAAAAACAGGCTtgtgtgcattttttaaaattgctgttgTTACCATTTACACAAAGGGTAGTAAAGGCTGATGATACAGTGAtttgttttgtactttttaCCGTCAGACTGGCAGAAAAATCGTCTTGTTGCTCAAGAGGTTTTAAATCCCCACCCTTGAGCTGTGATTCAGCAAATTCCCAGAGTAACCCTGGTCTGAAACCCGGGTTCCTCCTTGTCCCGTCCTGCCGGGGGTGGATTTCTCCTAGACAAGCCAATGAACAGAAGCtcatttatttatgtatgtgGTGAGGAGGAAACTTGCTCCACAATCTCCCCACCTCTTCCTGCAAAATGTTAGCTCTCTTGTGCACCAATCGCTTCGGGTCCCGAGTGTAAAGAAGTGAGCGGCAGCGGAGCTGGGGTGTAGCTGAGTTTTGAACATGActctctggctctgctgcatAGCTAATCATAACTAATCATAAATAATCGCTCTCACCTCATTTGAGCtacagagagaagcagaagcCGGCTGCCCGAGCCTTTCTTCAGCAAACCTAAGGGGCTCTTTCGGGGAGGCAGGACTGAGCACTCTGTTAATGACTGACCTCAGTGAGGAAATACTTTTGcttgttatttgttttttggCCGcatccccccctcccccccatcCAGCTGCGGCAGTATCTCGATGGGGAAGCTGATCTCCAAAGGCTGGCGGAAAAGAGATGCTCGGGTTATCATGCTGGGGCTCGACTTCGCTGGCAAATCCACCCTTCTGTACAGACtgaagagcagccaggctgtggagACCTGCCCCACGGTGGGATTCAACGTGGAGTCTCTGAAGACACCCTGCGGCGTGTCCTTCACCCTCTGGGATGTTGGTGGGCAGGACAGCCTGCGGGCCAGCTGGCCCAACTACCTGGAGGACATCAGCACCCTCATCTTCGTGCTGGACAGCACGGACACGGCCCGGCTGGCCGAAGCcatggcagctctggaggaggcGCTGGGCCACCCCGGCATGGCTggcatccctgtgctcctgctggccaACAAGCAGGATGTGCCGGGAGCGCTGGCACCCGCCGAGCTGGGGGAGATGCTGCGGCGGGGGGGGCTGGCGAGGCACCGCTGGATGCTGCGGGGCTGCAGTGCCCACACTGGCCAGGGCCTGCAGGAAGTGCTGGCcatcctgggaatgctgctgcgGGGCTCGGagcacagctccctgtcccgggagcagctggcagagaggaggggagCCCCAGAGCAAACCTGAACCTCGCAGGGACCCTTCCCACTCACGGCTGCCTGCAGGTTTGTCACGGAGGACTCCAGCCTCCAGGCACCCCCTAcgaggagcagagctgcactggcaCACACTGAGGAGCACCCAGCTCCTCACCACCAACACCCACCAGGAGGATCTCTGAGCAAAACTCCCGTCGTGGAACAGTTTTGGCTGCATCTCTTGGGCTCATCTCTGGCTGCGCTGTCCCAACTTCCACTCGTGCACTACACTTGAGCGTCCAGATGTTCAGCAAGGATGCTTTTTAGCATTCATGAATTATAACAGAGGTGTGTGCAAGGAACAGAAGTCTTCTTCatcctgcagcttccagcccaGCTACATCTATCCAGATGGGAGGATCCCCACGCGGGGGGAGCCTGGATGTGCCccatgctgctgctctctcatcATGAGCCACACGTTCATTGGCTGGGAATGCAGGAAGGCACTGAAAGGAATGGCTGAACGGGAGCAGTGTAATCTCAGGAGTTCAGATGGCCAAGCAGCTATTTGGTTTTAGTGTGGCATCTACAGGTATAATAATCTTCAAGCCATGGAAGTGAGCCAGGATTTGATGGTGTAATTCAGTTCAAGGATCTGTGTATATTAATTTATGGATTTCTTGTAACGGTTCTTTCTTTCTCCGTCATTTTTATCAAagaattatttaatgaaaatggtCCCTCGTTTTCCTTGGattatgttttaaatataaagaaatctGACCTGTCTTTAAGATGCTCGGAAATATGTCTCCATGGCCAGTCAACCTCTAAATATCCTCATCGTGGCCTGAACAGCCCACACAAAACCCTGTCTCTCGGACTTTTGAAACTGCATGAGACCACTCCACATGCATTGGTTGGTAACCATGGGCACCTATGGGCACAGGCAGGTTGGTGACCAGTGGTCTCTCCACACTCAGCCATGTCCAGGGCAAATGAAAATGCCCCTGGCTGCTCACAACAGGACCAGATCCCATGGCAGTGATGGTCTTTGTCCAATCTTGCTCAATCTACCATTGTAGACCTACAAAATGCATGCCTGAGGCCTTCCTGTATTCAAGATTCTGTTAtccagaattaaaattaaaatatttcatggtAGTCCCTGCTTCATTATGAAATGAatgggggaaggggagggatAGGatacaacatttttatttttattttccatttctgtctgTGTTCAGAAATCAACTGCTTTCAAGGAATGGCATACTCAGCCTAGAAACATCAAGAATCCTCTTCTGGATCATACCAGAGCATTTTACAGTTGTTAAGGGATTAATTGTCCAGCTGTTACTGGTGCTGTTATTAGCCACACTTCatagaaagcagcagctggaatagAGAGCCCAGTCACAAAGAAATAGAATCAGACATTTATAGGAAAATTTCAATAAAAGAATCCTTCCCAACTGTTTTAGCTGCACTAATGTAGAACTACTATGTGCTATAAAACAGTGCTGCAGCATTGATGTGGCCTATGCAATCACAGTTATGAGTGTATTTAAACAGCACTGATAATTAATTACATGACCTATGTGCATAGTGAGGAGGACAATATCACCTCTTCAGATCTTTGCATGTGACATAAGCTGGTTGATCTACCTCCAGCTTTTTGCAGGTGGTCATTTTTTGCCACTCCAACGCACCTGTTGGTCATTTTGGACACGAGTTCTGGAGGCACAACATAAAAGGCTCTGTGCTGGTTGCCATGCCAAAAAAATTGTCATTGTTGAGTTTGCTGGTGTTTTGGTCTTGTGTCTCACATGGCAATTGTGCATTAAGGTAACTTCaagagagactgaaaaaaaaaaagctgttgtaGTGATGTCTTGTTCCTAAGTGTCCCTTGATGCTTGCATTTAACTCCACAGGATTGTCTGCTGGTAGTTAAAAAAGACACTGAAGccttcccattttcctctgaGTGTATTCTAAGCTCtgcaaaaagataaaaaatagaCTTCTCTGCCAGAAAACAGAGGTAACCACCAGCCTTTGGTAGACatcagcaattaaaaataaaaacagcaaggTGGGAGGTGGGGAAGAAAGGGTGAAGGGAATCCTGAGTGTCTAAAGCTGATGAAGCAacattccagctgctgaaatTGTTCTCACTTCCCCTGAAGCAGTAATTTGGCAAAACACCCCATCTCATGGGGCATCATGTGATTTACCATCCTTGTTTTCTGGAATAAGGCTTTTCTGGACACTTGGTCACATTACTCATTTATGCCCTTGTTCAGAGACTGTCAAAACAATGCTGGGTCATAATATTTGAAATAGCAACACAGAGTTTACTTCTAATGATTTCTCTTATCTCCTGTGTTGGACAGCTGCTAAAACAAGTCAGTCTAATGAGCCTGCACTGCTCTAATCAAAGGCTTGCAGGACACTCACCCAGCAGCACTTAAATGTTTCGGAGTCAAAACTCCTGCCTGGttcacagggagcagcagggcagtcTGCAGGAAGCAGCCAGCTCTAGGGAGGGAAGTTTGTTACCTCTTTCCTGGCAATTCTGCAGGAGAGCCCCTGCCACATGGAGGGATATTAATCCCTAGAACATCTCTCCTTGTGGATTTCAGCCAGGAGAGCACCCTCGAACTTAGTTTGGGCATGTGATAGATGTCACAGTCTCGGCACTGATTTCTAAAAATAACACAGCTTCTCTCTGAGTAGcaggtaaaagaaaaatccttagAACTTTGTTTCAGGTTCCTCACAAAATTGAAGCATCCTTCAGGTTGTTTGTCCCAGAGCCCACTCTAGTTGCTCAAGATCATTTTTTAGAAACTTTTCTGGATGCACTCTGGTGAATCTTAACCCTTACAATGGCATAACCAGAATCCATAATTGTGCATTAATCTTCCCAGCCACCTCTCCACTGAGGTGAGCCATACAGGTAATTATCTATCCTTGCTTGGAGCTGTCACATCAGCCTCCCAGCCCAGGCCTATTAGCAAGTCTTGCTGCTTCTTCAAGGACATCAAGACACCTCATTGCTCTTTCACACTGTTTAGGAAAGGACATTGCTTATTCCTCAGTTAGCTGATTTACTAACTTTTCTGTGGAACTGGTTTTTAAAGCAGCTTCCTGAGAATGAACCcagcacagatttatttttcaattcttATCAAGAAGTTTTGCATCCACCTTCAGAGTTGAACCcagcacagatttatttttcaattcttGTCAAGAAGTTTTGCATCCACCTTCAGagtgcagaaaagcagcaaactgagaaaaaaaaaaatccccaaacaacCAACATTAAAACCAGGAAGCACGATTCATCTTTCCCTCTTCACCAGCACAGGAAGGGTGACTCaccttttccctgctctcttcaCAACTTCCATTTTTCAGCCAGTCCGTGACACAAAACAGTTTCtattttcacagcagctgaTTTCTGCTGTTGGCattgttgctttattttcagatggAGCTACGTGCCATTTGTCCTGTAGTTTTTGGTGGAGCTTCCCTGATGGGTTTCAGTACTACTGAAGGGCCTGAGATCAGAGGGGAACCATGAgacccagggctgcagggtgaGGGCATGGGCAGTTGCCAAAAGTATTTAAAGAAGGAacaggcaggcacagggtgcATGAGAGGGATTTGTGACCGGATGTAACAGCAGGAGGAGAGTGTTagggcagcagccagagacCTGGAAAATGCTCGGGTTcaggcaaaaccagcacaggaagaaaggtcaataagaattttttaaaaggctaagaagagctttcttttcaaatacaaCATGGAATAAAAGATCCCTATCCCCCTGTTTTTGTTAGGAGACAGGCTGTATAATGCAGTGAAATGTCTGATTTTTTGCTTAATACACCTAACAGCTGTAAAGTAATTTCTTCCTCTTAAAGAAACCCTGAAATACCACCTATAAAGATTCTCCACAGGTAACTCACCAACAAAAATCAAGGAGCCAACAAAAACCACGTGTGACGCCATCtcttaaaaaatcaaaactggtGCCAAATGGTATTAAAAGCCAGTCATGCAAAAATGATGAAGACAAATGAAAACTACTGTTCAATATATCACAGGCTTCAAAGGGTTAATTATCTGGCCTTCATATAAGCTTTCCcacacttgatttttttcatgatgCATTTGCTTGAGTCGAAGCCCTGAGCCTGCCATCTGGAGATTGTTAAAAATGCCAGGTGAAGGCTGGGATTTGGGTTAGGAACTCGGCTATGCATCTGTGGCCAGGAGCGCATCATCCCCACATCTCATACTTCACAGTGTGACTTGCATAAAATTCCTGccaaatgggggaaaaaattagaGGTAACCAACCGCTGTGACCCAGACCTGACAAGTGTGttcccctctgcctgtgctccacCTGCCTTTCTGTGGTCAGACCAGAAGCAAaaacctctgctccagcccaaGCTGGACACTTCTTCCCTCCAAAGTTCTAATGCTTTAAACAGACCAGCACCGTCAATGTCTTGTCTGCTAATTGCTGTGATAAAAAATCTGCCTGGAGCTCCTAGAGCTGACAAACTGTTCTTAAATTCTCCCTTTTGCCTCAGATTtttattagggttttttttggcctGTGCTGGCTAAACACATTTGGATGTGGCAATAAGGGTTTGTTCCAACAGGTCTCAACCACTTGCACAAAAAAAACTCTGCTTGGTGATCAGTGGCTCTGCAGCAACGCTTTGCCTTGGACACAGGAGAAATACTTCCCTTTTAACCAAACAGTGGTGGGGTTACAAAGCCACTGGTTTCTGCAGGGGGAGAACAAAGTCACATGGGCCCATGAGATGTTTGATAATGGTGGGAAAGGACTTTGGAAAGACTAAACTGGGGGTTTCCTGGGGAATAACAATACCAGCTGAGAGTTGGGGCCCTCATTTCCTGGGGGATCAGGGGAGAGTCTGTTCTGTTCATAAAGACACAAAATTTACACCTCATGATTTTCTGGCTTTTGTCAGCACTTAACAGTAGTCCTTTTGTTTAATAATGGAGTAAATGAAGACCAATGCTAAAAGTCCACCCTTCAACACAGGCAGTATTTTCAGAGACATGAGGTTTGGGTCAGtaaagagctggagcaggggttgagcactgcagcagctgcaaggtGTCTGCACGTGCCTCAGGGTGGAGCTGCACAAGGATGGAGAAGTAGCTTCTACCTGTTCCTTGGGAAAGGACAATACAGAGACAGATAAAAATGACAGATCATTTCTGAGGATGTCCCATTTCTGCATAACGGGGTGGACTCATCGCTAGCAAAGCAAGGGAAGCTCAGCCAGGAAGAGCAGGTTTTGGGCTGCAAGCATGGGAAAAGAATCCTGAGTcttcccagctgccctgggaagaATGGGCATGATGCCTGCCGAGCTTctgagaaaaagcagctctgcaaagaCAGTGCCTGGGGATGACTGGGAGGGTGAGGGACATGTCCTGCTGGAGATGGCTGCAGGCAACCCCAGGCCTTTGGGAGATACAGGCACCTTAGCCTGGCAGGAAGGTGTTGGTTTGACCACTTGGTTCCCCCAGGCTTTCTCCCTTGGAAAGACCTTTATTGTCCTGTATTTTCTCCCTGGGAAGAAGCAGATTTACTTCAGTGAGATGCCACTCTGTCTTAAATAAAGAAATCCAGACTCTGTGTTTTTGTCGTTCTTTTCTGCACCCTACCACATGTTATACCCATGATAGAATAGCAATATAAATAATACAactgtcaaaaaaaacccaccaaaacaaacacccaAACCCTAAACAACAGGGACAGTGCAGGaaatttcagctgcaaaacaaaacctagGCAGCCTCAAGTCAGTTGCTCAGTCCCAGCCATCTCCTTTATAACCCTGAGCAACTCCAGTCTGAGTAAGGAGCCAGTTATGTGTGCACAGCTTTCTCTGGTGTAATGGAGGGGGACAGCCTGACTTGGGAATTCAGTCCCCAGGCACGGggcctgcagctggcactgacACCCACCTAGCAAGGAGGTTTTGCTTCTCTGCCACTGCCTTGAGCCCTTGCACAGTCTTAGGTCGGAAGGAACATGGGTGCAGTTCAGCAGCCTGATGATTTATCTGATTTATCATCAGATGATTATCAGATGATTTCCAAGGACAGGAGAAGAGACCCCCAAGTTCTCAGTGTTAACACTTTAGTGCTTTTAGTGCTTCTCTTTGAGTAGGTGACTGGGACTGGGATAAGAGCAAACAAAGGCCCTGGGATACAATAATACAATAATTCTTGCAACTGGAAGCACGAGAAGCAGCCCCCAGGTTACACCAGGAAAAATCATGGACCTTAGTAGACTTCCATTTCTAAACATGCAGGACCCacatttgcaaatttttttcctcatctttagGGGACAagtctttttctattaaatctAAACTAAGACACAACTGAGGTAAGTAAAACTCCTGGAAAATTTCAAGAGAAACATGCAGGACCCACATTTGcaaattttttccccattctaGGGGACAagtctttttctattaaatttaaACTAAATACACAACTGAGGTAAGTAAAACTCCTAGAAAAATTCAAGACTTTAGATGCTGactaaaaatatcaaatacagAGAAAACTGTGACCTTTACAAGAAGtgatttcttccctttccatcAGTTTTTAGTATTTCAAGACCAGACCTCTTGTTGagttcacagaaaaaaaaaacctccttggATACCAACAGCCACACAAAGCTCAGTGCAAACACTTGGCTTTGTGCTGAAAATAAGGTTGCATTTAAAACCCCAGCAGTTCGATAGCAGGGAGAAAGGagcgtgctgctgctgcaggagcaaggTGCCACCTTGTTAATTACTCCCCTTGGACTGGGCCCTTTTCTCACCACAGGGTTAAATATTTCAGCACAAAGCCCTGAAATTTGAGAATTTGAGACTGAGATTACGGAGCTGGAAATATTATCGCTAAGTACCCAGCACATCCAGCTCCCTGTAAGTGTTCACAAATGAGTCCTTTGGACAGACATTTTTCCATGTGAGATACCACATTTTAACAGCAATTGAAACAAACATGCATTAAAAAGATGGGGTGTTTagcctctttttttaaaaaaaaataatgtttgttCTAAACTGGTAAAGGCAGTGACTGAGAGATCTGAAACAACTGAAAGAACACTTTTCTTCTGACAAAGCAACacattttctgacattttctaCATATTTGATTTAAACATGAGAATTTGACAAGTCCAAATGCTCCCTCTACACCTATCACCTCCTGAGATTTATGTGCTGCCGTGCTTAACATGACAAAACCTAGGACCAGGCAAACCACTCCTAGAGAACCAATGTCAAATAAATACTCTTATGATCACCAGGCCAGACCCCATGCAAGCTGGGATCATCATGACGAGAACAGAAGGAATTTATCCCTTATTTTCAATGTTATAACATGCAGGCAGTATGCAGATTTGAGGGAGCTCTACTGAGATATAAAAGTGTGAAATGCAGGGGAAACCAGCTGCACACTGCATCAAACAGAGAGGAAAGGTGATGGGTCTcatctcagagctgcagcttccctccAGCATTTCTCTGCACAAACCTAGAACTGAACTTGCTGAAGCccactggaaaaatatttcaatttcatCCTCCCTCTTCATGTATAATTTTGTATGGGTGATCATCTGGCTCCATGAATTAGggttaaaaacaaattaagcCACTAAAGGTGATCAGCCTGCAAATAGTAGATGCAGACATGAGCTCCCTTACACTTCCTCtcagcatattaaaaaaaacccaaccaccaGTTTTCCACAGGACTCTGCTTAGTAAagaggtgtccctggagcctaCTTAATGAACTGAGCAAATGGACAACC carries:
- the ARL11 gene encoding ADP-ribosylation factor-like protein 11, encoding MGKLISKGWRKRDARVIMLGLDFAGKSTLLYRLKSSQAVETCPTVGFNVESLKTPCGVSFTLWDVGGQDSLRASWPNYLEDISTLIFVLDSTDTARLAEAMAALEEALGHPGMAGIPVLLLANKQDVPGALAPAELGEMLRRGGLARHRWMLRGCSAHTGQGLQEVLAILGMLLRGSEHSSLSREQLAERRGAPEQT